The following coding sequences are from one Culex quinquefasciatus strain JHB chromosome 1, VPISU_Cqui_1.0_pri_paternal, whole genome shotgun sequence window:
- the LOC6050463 gene encoding uncharacterized protein LOC6050463: MPKSRRDSADSSPLGRLMAAICLAVASFGTPTVWAAIDVPTNCIQHEVISGSYDQYFELDAIGNQRTEDAPVDLVMYIAVQNMEEEIAFLLSHQDRSFEYPDFARTYEVRVGNVYTVIYRETLKMKAYHSATNKLFPGDQFKIHFRILKQGNVTITLDDNTKKPLLNVFDEAGPLDVRYISFASRMNAYPIVFHFACNQEVSSTEPGPRSEALSGCPVCPKQKCEVIVRACTDNSKDGAATDPAKQRYYFNFNMYLSKNKGKAVEENLLV; the protein is encoded by the exons ATGCCAAAATCTCGCCGCGATTCGGCCGACTCGTCGCCGTTAGGCAGATTAATGGCGGCCATTTGTCTTGCCGTGGCCAGTTTCGGCACCCCGACAGTTTGGGCGGCCATCGACG TGCCAACGAACTGTATCCAGCACGAGGTCATCTCCGGCTCGTACGATCAGTACTTTGAGCTGGACGCCATCGGGAACCAGCGGACGGAGGATGCCCCGGTCGACCTGGTCATGTACATCGCCGTGCAGAACATGGAGGAGGAGATCGCGTTCCTGCTGTCCCACCAGGATCGCTCGTTCGAGTATCCGGACTTTGCCCGGACGTACGAGGTCCGCGTGGGCAACGTGTACACCGTGATCTACCGGGAAACACTCAAGATGAAGGCGTATCACAGCGCCACCAACAAACTCTTCCCCGGTGATCAGTTCAAAATCCACTTCCGCATCCTAAAACAGGGCAACGTGACCATCACCCTGGACGACAACACCAAGAAGCCACTGTTGAACGTGTTTGACGAGGCGGGACCGCTGGACGTGCGGTACATCAGCTTCGCTTCGAGGATGAACGCGTACCCGATTGTGTTTCACTTTGCGTGCAACCAGGAGGTGTCCAGTACGGAGCCGGGACCGCGGTCGGAAGCGCTGTCCGGGTGTCCGGTGTGTCCGAAGCAAAAGTGTGAGGTTATCGTGAGGGCGTGCACGGATAACAGTAAGGACGGGGCGGCGACTGATCCGGCCAAGCAGCGGTACTACTTTAACTTTAATATGTACTTGAGCAAGAATAAGGGGAAGGCGGTGGAGGAGAATTTGCTGGTTTAG